TTCAATTCAGGGAACAGCTCCAGGTATTGTGGTTAACTCTGCATCTGGTTCCCCAGGTTCAGGAAAGTTCAATATCCTAATTAGAGGTATGAGTTCATTGAACGGTTCTACGGATCCTCTATATGTAGTAGACGGTGTTATTACCTCAGGATCTCAGTTTAGAAACCTGAACTCTTATGATATTGAAACTTTCAGTATTCTAAAAGATGCTCAGGCTACTGCTATCTATGGTAACAGAGCTGCTAACGGGGTTGTTGTAATTACTACAAAAGGAGGTAAATTTAATTCTGGCTTAAGAGTATCTTATGATGCATTGACATCATTCAATTATATGCCTAAGCCTGATTATAACATGTCAAACGCTAAGCAACTATTACAATTTCAGTTTGATATCGGCGGTGGATATGGTAGTACTTTAACACAAGATAAAATTGATAACTGGGCTACAGATACAGATTGGAATAAACAATTTACTCGTGTAGGGGCATCTCAACAACACAATTTAGCAATAACCGGAGGGGGAGAAAATATCAATAACTTTTTCTCTTTAGGATATCTGGATAGTGAAGGTATTGTGAGATCTACAGATTTTAAGAGATTCACATTGAGAAATAACCTTAATGGGAAATCTAAAGATGGGAAATTGACTTTCAGTGCAATTATGGGACTTGGTTACTCTAAGAGACATCAGTTGGATGATGAAACCAATGGAGCGATTAACGGAAACGTAATTCAAAACCCATTATTTGGAGGAGTGCTTTCTCCATCATATGTAGCTCCATCTCCTTATGCAAACGGAAGAGAATTATTTAATGCTATCGGAACCAATAGTGCAGGAAACAGACAATGGGTCCTTCAGGATAATATTAATGGAGGTATTCAAAACAGGTTTACCGAATTGAGTATATCTGCTAACGCTAACGTAAACTATAAAATTACAGATTGGTTAAGCGTAGGAAACAGAACAGGAATTGAGTATAAAGAATATGAAAGAACCTTTGCAAGATCACCTCTTGGTTACCTTGCGATATCTGTAGCAACCGGACAGGGTGCAAAATATGGAGGGTTTGAAACATTCGATACCACTCAGGATCTTACTTACAACAGTATTACGAATATTACATTCAATAAATCTTTTGGAGATCATACAATTTCAGCAGCGGCTTATATGGATTACATCAAAGTTCATGTTAACCGTAATGCTCAAACACAAAATGGTTTGAATCCATTACAATGGGCATTCGGAGCTGGAACAGGATATATTCCATTTAACCCTGATACACCAAATATTTACAGACCAACTGTATTAGCTGAAAAAACAACAGCTGGAACTTTAGCATACTTCGGAACATTAGATTACGACTATAAAGATAAGTACGGAGTAAGTGGGGTTGTAAGAAGAGATGGATCTTACCGTTTCCTTCCTACAAACAGATGGGAAACTTTCTGGTCAGTAGCTGGTAGATGGAATATCGATAAAGAAGAATTCATGGCTGATTCTGGATTCAGATTATTAAAATTAAGAGCTTCCATTGGTACTACAGGTAACCAGAACTTAGGAATCGCAGCTAATAATCAAAACCCATTGGCTTTACTTCCAAATAACTTCCTAGATAGATATAATGGTATTTCCGGGTATCAAAACCTTCTTGGATATAACTTCGTTAACCTTTCTAACCCATATTTAAGATGGGAGCAGGTAAAACAAACGAATGTTGGGGTTGACTTTAATTATAAAGGAATTGTTGAAGGTAGCTTTGACTATTATCAGAAAAGAACATCAAGAATGTTCAACGATCTTCAGAGATCTGCCGTTACAGGGTATTGGTCTATAAGAGGAAACGACGGAGTTCTTGATAATAAAGGGGTTGAAGGTTTGATCAGATTTAATGCTATCAGAAATGAAAATACAAAACTATCTATTTTTGTAAACGGTGCATACAACTCGAACAAGATCGTATCCATGAGCAACGAAGATCTTTCTGATGATGTAGTTAATGCTATCGGAGGCCCTGCTGGACAATATCATTTATATCCTTATGTAGGAGTAAATCAAGCTAATGGTAATATGCAGTTCCTTGATATCAACGGAAATATTACAGAAGATCCACAACCTTCAGACAGAAGATTAACAGGTAAATCTCGTTTTGCTAAATTTACAGGTGGTTTTGGATTCAACTTCCAGCATAAAGGATGGTTCTTAGATACTTTATTCTCTTTCCAACAAGGAGGTTGGATCTATGATAACTTATATCAGTGGGTAATGAATCCGAACTATGCAGCTAATAATATCAACGTTTCTGCAGACTTATTAAATGCTTGGACACCGGATAACACCAATACAAATGTTCCTAGCGTAGAGGCGGATAATACTGGTAGAGATGGATCGTCAGATAGATTTCTATATAAGTCAGATTTCATAAGACTTAAGAATGTATCCTTAGGATATTCTTTCACTAAGAATCAATTAGGCAACTTGCCAATTAGAGGAGTTAAAGTATTTGTTCAGGCGGAAAACCTTTATACTTGGACAAGTTGGAAAGGTTTTGACCCAGAGCCTGTTACTACTTATTCATTAAATGTATATCCAAACCCTAGAACAGTGTCGGTAGGATTAAATGTTGATTTTTAATAGAAAATAATTATGAAAAGAATTATAAATACAGTATTAATTGTAGCAACCTTATCAGCAGCAGGATTTACGTTGAATAGCTGTCAGGATGCATTAGATATTAAGCAGGCAGGAGAGTTAGAGGATAAAGAACTCTATACCACTGTTTCTAATTTGAATGAGGCTCTATACGGTGGAGTTTACGGACAGATTGATCCAATTGATGAAATATATTTTACTGCGGTATTTACTGATGAGGTAAAACCAGGTAGTGGTAGCGGTGGACAGGAGTATGAAATCCATAGATTTTTCCTGGATCCTTCTTCTCCAATTGTTGGAGGTGGAGGTATCAGTACCCAAACTAGTGACGGGATTTGGCGTAATCACTATAGAGTGATTAACAGAATCAACAGATTATTAGAAGGAGCAAAAAATGTTAAACCTGCGGCAAATGAGGTAAATACCTATAATGGAATCCTTGCGCAGGCTAGAGCAATGAGAGCTTATTGCTATATGCAGTTAGAAGCATATTTTTCTACAGATATGAAAGATCCTAATGCTTTAGGAGTTATTTTGTTAAAAGATATACCTGCCAGTGATGCAAAACTGCCAAGAGCTACTAATAAAGAAGTATACGACTTTATTAACGCAGATCTGGATTATGCAAGAGGTATATTATCTTACTCAACAAGTACAAGAAGATATGTGATTGATAAAGCTTTTGTAAATGCAGTGTCAGCACGTTTCAATTTATATAGAGGGGAAAATGCTTTAGCTAAACAATATGCGCAAGATGTAATTACTAATGCCGGTTTAACGCTTACACCTGCAACGCCATTAACTGGTAATAATCCAAATGCAGGGCCTGCCGCTAATCCTGGAGTAGCATCTGGGCCATACACGTTTCCTTTTGTAGGTACTAGCAATTGGAGTATAGCGTTCTATGGTGGTACCGCTCCAGCTAACGGAAATGGTACCGTTGGTGGATCTTTCAACCCATATAGAAGAATGTGGGCTGATACTGATAATGGAGAGGTTATTTTCTCATTAAACAGACTTCCGTTAGGAGCAGGCTTACCTATTGGAGAAAGGTTTAATACTAATGGGTCTACCGTATCTGGAGTTCCAATGTGGTTCTTAGGAAGAAACTTGTTCAATCTAATATATGACCCGGCTGTAGACAAAGGAGATATCAGAAGATATACATACATTGATCCTACTTCGGTAATAAATGCAGCTGCTACTAATCCTACTTCAGATAGATTGGTAATTGATAAATATCCTGGTAAAGTAAGTACAGCAACAAGAAATGACATTAAGGTATTCAGATTATCTGAAATGAAATTTATTTTAGCTGAAGCTGAAGTAGCGGCTGGAAATCTTACCGCAGCACATGATTTGATCCAAGAAGTAAGAGTTGCAAGAAATTACTTAGGTACAGCTACAACTCCTACCTATACAAATGCTCAGTTTGCTTATGCTGACATCTTGAAAGAACGTAGAATTGAACTTGGTTTAGAAGGTCACCGTTATATCGATTTGAAGAGACTTGCAACCATTGCAGGTGTAACAATGGATAGAAATGCAAAAGACGATATTATCCCAACTTCGAATCTCCCAAATAATAGCCATAAGTATACTTTACCTATTCCTATTCAGGAGACTTCTGCTAATCCAAACTGTAAGCAAAACCCTGGTTATTAATCAACAATAATCATATTATATACAACCCCTGCTCCAAGCAGGGGTTTTTATTTGCTATTATTTCTTATTTTTGCTGAACAATAATGAATAATGAAGTACATCCTTTTCATACTTTCCTTCTTTAGCTTTGCAGCGCAGGCTCAGATTGTTGACAAAGCAGAGGTGAAGAATCCTCCGGTCAAAAAAGAAGATACATTGGTAATCGATTCCGGAAAAAAAGATTCCCTGAAAATTTTTAAACCTACAATTGAAGATTACCAGTTTCAGACCCAGTTTTCTGAAAAGAAAGTCTTTGATACTGTAATGACTTTTGATAAAACCCATATTTTTTCTCAATATAACAACAGCGATAACTTTGGAAGGGTGCAGCCTGCCAATATCGGTGCAGGATTCAACCCATTGGTATTTGAAGTTAATCCGGAGCAGAATCTGGCTTTATTGCCTTCCAATAAATCTTATATGATTCTTGGAGCCAATGATGTGAAATACTACGATGTAAAAACACCCACCGCTTCATTTATTTATCATAATGCGATGCGGAACGGTGCGGCGCTGAGATCTACCTACACCCAGAATATCGGGAAAAGATTCAACTTTGCGCTTGAATATATGGGGCTTCGCTCTCAGGGACTTTACAGGAACTCATTGGCGGCAAATAACAATACTATATTTTCCGGTCATTATGTTTCTAAAAGTGGAAACTATGAATTATTTGCCCATTATCTCCATCAGAATGTAAACAATCAGGAAAGTGGCGGGATCACCGAAGATAATCTGTTTCAGAATGGTGACAGCAACTATAAAAACAGACAGAATGCTCAGGTAAATCTGGCATCGTCAAGCTCTCAGTTTTCCTATCGAAGATATTACCTGAGTCATCAGTTCACTCCGTTCAATGCAGAAAAATTTCCTTTCAGCATCAGACACACTATTTCGCATCAGGGAAACAAATATTATTATAACCAAGGCGCATTGGAAAACTATTGGTACAGAGTGCCGGCAGATCTGGTGAATGGCTTTCCTCTGACCACAAAGAAATACTCTGACAATTTCAGCAATACGGTAAGCTTGATTTTTAATAATGAAAAATTTAAACTGGATGCAGGAGTACGCTATCAGATCATTAAACTGGGAATCAGAGATGTTGTAGCCCTTAATGGGGTGTCTTTCCCAGGTGAGCTTAAAGAAAACAGAATTGGAGCAGTAGGAAACTTACAGGTAAAACTTTGGGATAAAATTCAGTTGAATTCATTCCTGGAATTCTCAAACGGGAGCCAGTTTAAAAGCTACCTAAGAACAGCCAATAACCTGAAGTTTGAACCGATAAAAGATTATTTTGTTAATGCTAAAGTCAACTTTCAAAGTGCTTACCCTTCTTTCAACTATCTGTTAAATACTTCCGTTTACAACAACTTCAATTATTATTTTGAAAATGCAAAGAACCAGTCTGTAATGGAAATAGGGGGAAGTATTAATCTGAAATGGTTCAAAACAGAGATTTTCGCCAATTATTTCAGAATTGATAACTATACTTACTTTGACAGCAACGGAAATCCGAAGCAAAGTGAAAATTCTGTGAATATTTCCCAGATTGGAGGTGATGCTACATTCAGCTTTGGTAAATTCCATCTGAATACCAGGCTGCATTTCCAGAATACCTTAACCAATAAAAACCTGCTTCCTTTGCCAGGATTTATCGGTAGAGCGAACTTCTTCTATCAGACCCAGGCCTTTAAAAAAGCTGCTGAAATTCAGGCAGGACTCAAAGTATATTACTTCTCTAAATTTGCTTCAAGAGATTACTTCCCTGTCCTTAATGAATATATTCTTCCCCGTGCAGATTCATTCTCCATTGGAGGGCAGCCTATTGCAGATCTTTACATCAACATGAAGGTGAAAAAAATGTTTTTCTTCATAGAAGGTCAGCAGATAGGAACATTTATTTCCAATAATAAAGCATATGCATTTCCACATTATCCGGTATATGATTTCAGATTGAATATCGGCATTGTGTGGTATTTGTTCAACTAAAAAAATAACAGGTTGAAAACAATTAATAAGATATCATTCAACGATATAGAAAGCATTCCTCAATTGGTAAAAGATTTTCTGGATCAGAAAATTGAGGGTTTTGAAAATACTACATTCTCTGTTGAGCATTTTCGCCAGCAGATCCATGTGAAGAAAGATTCCTTCACTTCAGAAAAAAGAGAGCTGTTGTTTGATGTGATGAGCGGCCAGCTTGCGGATCTTCGTCTTTCTTCGAAGCAGAAGGAAAATCTGGACCATCTTAAACTTCCCGATACTTTCACCATTACAACAGGGCATCAGCTAAACCTTTTTTCAGGGCCTGTTTTCTTTGTCTATAAAATTTTACAGACTATCAAGACCTGTACCTCCCTGAAAGAATACTTCCCGGACTTTAATTTCGTTCCTGTTTACTGGATGGCCTCAGAAGATCATGATTTTGTGGAGATCAATCACTTTAAAACAGAAAGCAATTATTACGAGACCCGTGAGAAATCCGGAGGACCGGTAGGACGAATCGAGATCAGTGATACTTATTTTATTTCGGAATTTGAAAAGGAATTCAAAGACTCTGTTTTCGGGACCGAACTGATCTTAATGATGAAAGAAGCTTATAAGACAGGAAATACTTTGACCCAGGCTATAAAAATTCTGGTCAACCGTCTTTTCTCTGAATTCGGACTTTTGATTCTCGATGGAGATTCCAAAGAACTTAAAAACCAGATGAAAGGGATCTTTAAAGATGAACTTCTTGATTTCAGCCTGCAGAAAGCATCTCAGGAGAAAGTAAATTTTCTGACGGAGAAATACGGAAAAGTACAGGTGAATCCCCGTGAAATCAATTTATTCTATCTTTCCGATACCAGAGACAGAATCGAATGGAACGGTCAGGAATATACTATTGTAGATAAAGATATCAGGTTTACAAAAGAAGAACTGCTTACAGAACTGGAAAATCACCCTGAAAAATTCAGTCCGAATGCCTTAATGCGTCCGGTATATCAGGAAAATGTACTTCCGAACCTGGCTTATATAGGAGGGAATGCAGAAATCATGTACTGGCTGGAACTCAAAGATTATTTTTCAAAAATAAATATCCCTTTTCCAATTCTTATTCCAAGGAATTCAATGTTATTCCTGAAAGAAAAAACGTTAGGAAAGATTGAAAAACTTGATCTTACAATAGAGGATTTCTTCCATAACTTTACAGTACTCACCAACCGGAAAATTTTAGAAGATAATGCCATTTTAAAAGCATTGGATGACAGGGAAAATATGTTGATCCATAATTTCTCTGAGCTCAGAACACTTGCGGAAACTACCGAAAAGTCTTTTGGAAATATGGTGAAAGCAGAAGAAGTAAGACAGCTGAAATCATTTAAAAGAATGAAGAAAAGATTGCTTCATGCTGAAAAAATAAAGCAGAATGAATTGCTGGAAAGACTTGAAAATCTGTTTTTAGATGTTCATCCCGCAAAAACGTGGCAGGAAAGAGTGTATAACTTTAGCGTATTCTTTTCGGATTATGGCTATTCGTGGCTTGAAAATTGTTTGGAAGAGATGGTGGTTCAAGATTCCAAATTAATAATTGTTGCCATTTAATTTTAAAGAAGTATTTTTGTAAATTATAATTATCGAATATGATAAAGAGGTTTTTTATTCTATCCAGTTTATGTATGGTTTTGGGAGTTTCAGCCCAGAAATCACATACGGTTGTGCAAGGTGACAACCCTTACAACATTGCCAGAAAGTATGGAATGACTGTAGATGAATTGCTGAAGCTAAACCCAAAGCATAAAGATGGCAAGCTCGCTATCGGAGATGTTTTAACCATAAAATCAGATAAAGCGGCAGCTCCGGTTACCAAAACTCCGGTAGCTGAAAAAGTACATACTGCTGCCGGAACCGCAGTAGGAAAAATTGTATTGCAGCCTAAGCAAACCATCTATGGAATTACAAAACAATACCGTATTTCTGAAACCGATTTAAGAAAACTGAATCCTGAACTGGAATCCCATATGAAAATCGGTGATGAGATTACATTACCTCTTGCAAGCATTAAAAAATATGGTGATCAGCAGACTGTAGTGGCAACAGCTAAACCTGTGGAAACACCGGTTGAAAAAACAGTAACAGCTACACCGTCAGCAGAGGGAGAAACGTATGTGATCCAGGCCAAAGATAATTATTACAGAATTACAAAACAGTTTGGAATCAGCCAACAGGACCTTTTTGTTTTAAATCCGGGACTGGAAGAAAAAGGACTGAAGCCTGGCGAATCCATTAAAATCAAAAGATCAAATACCAATACTAATACCACCAATACAGATGCTGTTGCTGAGCCTGCAAATCCAAAAGAAAAGATGGATTCAGGAAACGAAAAATCATCATCTGTATCCAATGTTGTGGCAGGAGACGATTATGTAACCTATACCGTTCAACAGGGAGATACTGTATTTTCTATCGTCAATAAATTTGGGGTAAGCATTGATGAGCTTATTGCATTGAACCCTGAGCTTTCCAAAGGATTGAAAACCGGAATGGTTTTAAAGATCAAAAAACAGGATGCAGCGTACAGTAAGAAAAACGGTGATGCATTGAGTGTTATTTTAATGCTTCCTTTCGGATACAGCACCAACGAAACCCAGTACAGAGGAATGGCTCTTGACTTCCTGACGGGCGCTAAGCTTGCTATCGAAAGAAATGCAAGAGGAGGCCAGAAACTCGATATCAAAGTTGTAGATTCAGGAAATGAAGCTTCATTCAAAAATTCCCTGACTCAAATTAATCCTGAGAATACGGATCTGATCATAGGCCCGTTCTTCAAATCAAATGTTATTGATGTTCTGGATTTCACTAAAAATCAAAAAATACCGGTTGTAGCACCTTTTGCCAACACTCCGGAATTATATAACTACAGCAATCTGATTATTGTTGAAACCAACAACCAGACCTACGCAGACAAAATTGTAGAAGAGGTAAAAGCAGTATACTCGAACCAGAAAATATATGTAGTGGCGGATTCCAAAAAAGAAAATGCGAACTACATCAAAGCAGGTCTTGAGAAAACGGTTAAAAATCCTGAAGTAATCATCGTGAATTCTCCTTCAGACATTCAGCTTGACCAGAATATGATGACAGGGCAGTCTGCACCGGTTATTGCTATCCTGGCTAATGATGATAACGGTACAGGAGATGCTTTTGCCAATAAAATAATTGCTTTGTCTAAAGAAGTACAGGGAGTAAAAGCTTTCAGTATGTTCTATTCGCCGGTTTTCGAGAAGAAAGTGGATGATCTGAGCCAGGCAAGTCTGGTATATCTGATGGATAGAAAGATCAATACCGAAGGTAATTTTGAAAAAGAAATCCTGGCAGCCTACAAAAGCAAATACTGCAAAACACCTCCAAAATATGCGGTCGTAGGATTTGATGTGGTAAACGATATGCTGACCAGAGAAAATAAAAAAGGAGAAATCTTTAAGCAGATGAATAAAGTGCAGACTCAGCTTGCAACAAAATTTGAGTTTGTAAAATCAAAAGCGAACGGAGCTTATGTCAATACCGGATACAGAGTCATCAGACTGGTACCTTAAATGATTTACAGTTCCCAGAAGAATATTTCTTAACATTATAGTTATATTTGCATAATATTTAATTCAATACATGAAAGCACTTGTATTTCCAGGGCAGGGT
This portion of the Chryseobacterium arthrosphaerae genome encodes:
- a CDS encoding SusC/RagA family TonB-linked outer membrane protein, with protein sequence MNVKLRVLTAGVLFFTGQAVFAQENDSKDKKDKETKIEEVVVLGYSKTATKAKTTSSSVTVGAETLENRPNISVLNSIQGTAPGIVVNSASGSPGSGKFNILIRGMSSLNGSTDPLYVVDGVITSGSQFRNLNSYDIETFSILKDAQATAIYGNRAANGVVVITTKGGKFNSGLRVSYDALTSFNYMPKPDYNMSNAKQLLQFQFDIGGGYGSTLTQDKIDNWATDTDWNKQFTRVGASQQHNLAITGGGENINNFFSLGYLDSEGIVRSTDFKRFTLRNNLNGKSKDGKLTFSAIMGLGYSKRHQLDDETNGAINGNVIQNPLFGGVLSPSYVAPSPYANGRELFNAIGTNSAGNRQWVLQDNINGGIQNRFTELSISANANVNYKITDWLSVGNRTGIEYKEYERTFARSPLGYLAISVATGQGAKYGGFETFDTTQDLTYNSITNITFNKSFGDHTISAAAYMDYIKVHVNRNAQTQNGLNPLQWAFGAGTGYIPFNPDTPNIYRPTVLAEKTTAGTLAYFGTLDYDYKDKYGVSGVVRRDGSYRFLPTNRWETFWSVAGRWNIDKEEFMADSGFRLLKLRASIGTTGNQNLGIAANNQNPLALLPNNFLDRYNGISGYQNLLGYNFVNLSNPYLRWEQVKQTNVGVDFNYKGIVEGSFDYYQKRTSRMFNDLQRSAVTGYWSIRGNDGVLDNKGVEGLIRFNAIRNENTKLSIFVNGAYNSNKIVSMSNEDLSDDVVNAIGGPAGQYHLYPYVGVNQANGNMQFLDINGNITEDPQPSDRRLTGKSRFAKFTGGFGFNFQHKGWFLDTLFSFQQGGWIYDNLYQWVMNPNYAANNINVSADLLNAWTPDNTNTNVPSVEADNTGRDGSSDRFLYKSDFIRLKNVSLGYSFTKNQLGNLPIRGVKVFVQAENLYTWTSWKGFDPEPVTTYSLNVYPNPRTVSVGLNVDF
- a CDS encoding RagB/SusD family nutrient uptake outer membrane protein; translated protein: MKRIINTVLIVATLSAAGFTLNSCQDALDIKQAGELEDKELYTTVSNLNEALYGGVYGQIDPIDEIYFTAVFTDEVKPGSGSGGQEYEIHRFFLDPSSPIVGGGGISTQTSDGIWRNHYRVINRINRLLEGAKNVKPAANEVNTYNGILAQARAMRAYCYMQLEAYFSTDMKDPNALGVILLKDIPASDAKLPRATNKEVYDFINADLDYARGILSYSTSTRRYVIDKAFVNAVSARFNLYRGENALAKQYAQDVITNAGLTLTPATPLTGNNPNAGPAANPGVASGPYTFPFVGTSNWSIAFYGGTAPANGNGTVGGSFNPYRRMWADTDNGEVIFSLNRLPLGAGLPIGERFNTNGSTVSGVPMWFLGRNLFNLIYDPAVDKGDIRRYTYIDPTSVINAAATNPTSDRLVIDKYPGKVSTATRNDIKVFRLSEMKFILAEAEVAAGNLTAAHDLIQEVRVARNYLGTATTPTYTNAQFAYADILKERRIELGLEGHRYIDLKRLATIAGVTMDRNAKDDIIPTSNLPNNSHKYTLPIPIQETSANPNCKQNPGY
- a CDS encoding putative porin codes for the protein MKYILFILSFFSFAAQAQIVDKAEVKNPPVKKEDTLVIDSGKKDSLKIFKPTIEDYQFQTQFSEKKVFDTVMTFDKTHIFSQYNNSDNFGRVQPANIGAGFNPLVFEVNPEQNLALLPSNKSYMILGANDVKYYDVKTPTASFIYHNAMRNGAALRSTYTQNIGKRFNFALEYMGLRSQGLYRNSLAANNNTIFSGHYVSKSGNYELFAHYLHQNVNNQESGGITEDNLFQNGDSNYKNRQNAQVNLASSSSQFSYRRYYLSHQFTPFNAEKFPFSIRHTISHQGNKYYYNQGALENYWYRVPADLVNGFPLTTKKYSDNFSNTVSLIFNNEKFKLDAGVRYQIIKLGIRDVVALNGVSFPGELKENRIGAVGNLQVKLWDKIQLNSFLEFSNGSQFKSYLRTANNLKFEPIKDYFVNAKVNFQSAYPSFNYLLNTSVYNNFNYYFENAKNQSVMEIGGSINLKWFKTEIFANYFRIDNYTYFDSNGNPKQSENSVNISQIGGDATFSFGKFHLNTRLHFQNTLTNKNLLPLPGFIGRANFFYQTQAFKKAAEIQAGLKVYYFSKFASRDYFPVLNEYILPRADSFSIGGQPIADLYINMKVKKMFFFIEGQQIGTFISNNKAYAFPHYPVYDFRLNIGIVWYLFN
- the bshC gene encoding bacillithiol biosynthesis cysteine-adding enzyme BshC, which produces MKTINKISFNDIESIPQLVKDFLDQKIEGFENTTFSVEHFRQQIHVKKDSFTSEKRELLFDVMSGQLADLRLSSKQKENLDHLKLPDTFTITTGHQLNLFSGPVFFVYKILQTIKTCTSLKEYFPDFNFVPVYWMASEDHDFVEINHFKTESNYYETREKSGGPVGRIEISDTYFISEFEKEFKDSVFGTELILMMKEAYKTGNTLTQAIKILVNRLFSEFGLLILDGDSKELKNQMKGIFKDELLDFSLQKASQEKVNFLTEKYGKVQVNPREINLFYLSDTRDRIEWNGQEYTIVDKDIRFTKEELLTELENHPEKFSPNALMRPVYQENVLPNLAYIGGNAEIMYWLELKDYFSKINIPFPILIPRNSMLFLKEKTLGKIEKLDLTIEDFFHNFTVLTNRKILEDNAILKALDDRENMLIHNFSELRTLAETTEKSFGNMVKAEEVRQLKSFKRMKKRLLHAEKIKQNELLERLENLFLDVHPAKTWQERVYNFSVFFSDYGYSWLENCLEEMVVQDSKLIIVAI
- a CDS encoding amino acid ABC transporter substrate-binding protein, giving the protein MIKRFFILSSLCMVLGVSAQKSHTVVQGDNPYNIARKYGMTVDELLKLNPKHKDGKLAIGDVLTIKSDKAAAPVTKTPVAEKVHTAAGTAVGKIVLQPKQTIYGITKQYRISETDLRKLNPELESHMKIGDEITLPLASIKKYGDQQTVVATAKPVETPVEKTVTATPSAEGETYVIQAKDNYYRITKQFGISQQDLFVLNPGLEEKGLKPGESIKIKRSNTNTNTTNTDAVAEPANPKEKMDSGNEKSSSVSNVVAGDDYVTYTVQQGDTVFSIVNKFGVSIDELIALNPELSKGLKTGMVLKIKKQDAAYSKKNGDALSVILMLPFGYSTNETQYRGMALDFLTGAKLAIERNARGGQKLDIKVVDSGNEASFKNSLTQINPENTDLIIGPFFKSNVIDVLDFTKNQKIPVVAPFANTPELYNYSNLIIVETNNQTYADKIVEEVKAVYSNQKIYVVADSKKENANYIKAGLEKTVKNPEVIIVNSPSDIQLDQNMMTGQSAPVIAILANDDNGTGDAFANKIIALSKEVQGVKAFSMFYSPVFEKKVDDLSQASLVYLMDRKINTEGNFEKEILAAYKSKYCKTPPKYAVVGFDVVNDMLTRENKKGEIFKQMNKVQTQLATKFEFVKSKANGAYVNTGYRVIRLVP